The Montipora capricornis isolate CH-2021 chromosome 6, ASM3666992v2, whole genome shotgun sequence genome has a window encoding:
- the LOC138054368 gene encoding uncharacterized protein, which yields MCSLDVTSLFTNVPLDETIQICLDRLYALPDPPQLPRSVLKDLLPFATKKSHFIFDGQCYDQIDGVVMGSPLGPVLANIFMFHFEEKWLMNSRFCPFLWFRDVESTFTMFDSKDNANELLSFLNSRHDSIKFTIEFEEDNKIPFLDILFKCCPDNTFSTSVYRKKTFTDLYTINLYYRPLLKI from the coding sequence ATGTGTTCTTTGGATGTCACTTCTCTATTTACAAATGTGCCGCTTGATGAAACAATACAGATTTGTCTAGACAGATTGTACGCTCTCCCTGATCCTCCGCAATTACCTCGTTCTGTTTTGAAAGATCTATTACCGTTTGCCACTAAGAAGAGCCATTTTATATTTGATGGCCAATGCTACGATCAGATTGATGGTGTAGTCATGGGTTCACCTTTAGGCCCCGTTTTGGCTAACATTTTCATGTTccactttgaagaaaaatggttGATGAACAGCAGATTCTGTCCTTTTCTTTGGTTCAGAGATGTAGAGAGCACCTTCACCATGTTTGACAGCAAAGACAATGCTAATGAGTTGTTAAGTTTTCTAAATAGTCGACACGATAGCATTAAGTTTACTATTGAATTCGAAGAAGACAAtaagattccatttttagacATCCTTTTCAAATGCTGCCCTGACAACACTTTCTCTACATCTGTCTACCGGAAGAAGACATTCACAGACCTTTACACCATCAATCTTTATTACAGGCCGCTATTAAAGATCTGA
- the LOC138050807 gene encoding fatty-acid amide hydrolase 2-A-like, producing the protein MDKSQPSIVELWSDLVRLLLFPIFRKNQQQTQYMWTGLPVFSSALQAIGSLVGCLWNIFFPGQQGICVSGPTDPILNLPGCIITQKIRKRELTCEEIIRAFINRIYQVNPLLNAVVGDRFEEAMAEARYIDQVLDSDEPQYDEEKTSLLRKPLLGVPVTVKESLACKGLPHSAGLVDRKDAIATEDAIVVENLRKAGAIPIAVTNCSEVCVWFETDNVLYGRTNNPYDTSKMAGGSSGGEGSIISAAGSVCGVGSDVAGSVRIPALFNGIFAHKPSPLVVSNKGHMPGGNTYACDKYLAMGPMCRYADDLVPMLQAMAGSEAHKLGLDEKVDLSYIKVYTVHESHFPLLSTSPVNSELMERLKQACTFLQERFFATVKDAGIKSFQYSPFIWLSMFDIQSDKLSTQLQHYNKEAKMLNPFTEIFKSFLGYSKYHWFTMAFIGMEFIYQYCPGALSKFLILGTQMRKEIQDLLGNDGVLLYPSYPHSALPHQRVFLAPMNFTFSGIFNVMNLPVTQCPLGLDREGLPLGIQIVAGRNNDKLSLAVAKQLENEFGGWREWYPGKYSDQEPNQFDL; encoded by the exons ATG GACAAGTCGCAGCCCAGCATAGTGGAATTATGGAGTGATTTGGTACGCTTGCTTTTGTTTCCGATCTTCAggaaaaaccaacaacaaacgcAATATATGTGGACCGGCTTGCCCGTTTTCTCCTCTGCATTACAGGCAATAGGGTCGTTGGTTGGATGTTTgtggaacattttttttccaggtcaACAAGGAATTTGTGTTTCTGGCCCAACCGACCCAATCTTAAATTTACCGGGATGTATCATCACTCAGAAGATAAGGAAACGCGAGCTAACATGCGAGGAAATAATTAGAGCGTTTATCAATCGAATTTATCAAGTGAATCCATTACTGAACGCTGTGGTTGGAGATAGGTTCGAGGAAGCCATGGCAGAAGCAAGGTACATCGATCAAGTACTCGATTCTGACGAGCCACAATACGATGAGGAAAAAACTTCTTTGTTAAGAAAACCTTTGTTGGGAGTTCCAGTAACCGTAAAAGAATCGCTCGCATGCAAGGGATTACCACATTCGGCTGGACTGGTGGATAGAAAAGATGCGATTGCCACAGAAGACGCGATCGTTGTTGAGAATCTCCGTAAAGCTGGCGCTATTCCCATCGCTGTTACAAATTGCAGTGAGGTATGTGTTTGGTTTGAGACAGACAATGTTCTGTACGGAAGGACAAACAATCCTTACGATACATCTAAGATGGCTGGAGGAAGTTCAGGTGGGGAAGGATCCATCATCTCCGCTGCTGGCTCTGTTTGTGGTGTTGGCTCTGACGTTG ctggcAGTGTACGAATTCCCGCGCTTTTCAACGGAATATTTGCCCACAAGCCCAGCCCACTTGTTGTATCGAATAAAGGACACATGCCAGGAGGAAATACTTATGCTTGCGATAAGTACCTTGCTATGGGACCAATGTGTCGGTACGCGGACGACCTGGTCCCCATGCTTCAAGCAATGGCAGGCTCTGAAGCGCATAAACTGGGTTTGGATGAAAAAGTGGATCTGTCCTACATAAAGGTCTACACTGTTCATGAATCACACTTTCCTCTTCTGAGTACTTCACCCGTGAACTCAGAATTGATGGAACGCTTAAAACAGGCTTGCACCTTCTTGCAGGAGCGCTTTTTTGCCACAGTTAAAGATGCTGGTATCAAGTCCTTTCAATACTCTCCCTTTATTTGGTTATCCATGTTTGACATCCAAAGCGATAAACTAAGTACACAGCTTCAGCACTACAACAAAGAGGCCAAAATGCTTAACCCCTTTACTGAGATTTTTAAGTCTTTTCTTGGTTACTCAAAGTATCACTGGTTTACTATGGCATTTATCGGAATGGAATTTATTTACCAGTATTGCCCAGGGGCCTTGTCGAAGTTTCTTATATTAGGAACCCAAATGCGTAAAGAGATTCAGGATCTTCTTGGCAATGATGGCGTTTTGCTTTATCCTTCATATCCGCACTCAGCGCTGCCACATCAGAGGGTTTTTCTCGCACCAATGAATTTCACTTTTTCAGGAATCTTTAATGTGATGAATTTGCCTGTCACGCAGTGCCCTCTGGGTCTTGACAGAGAAGGGCTTCCGCTGGGCATACAGATCGTTGCCGGAAGAAACAACGACAAGCTGTCACTAGCAGTTGCTAAGCAACTTGAAAATGAGTTTGGTGGATGGAGAGAATGGTACCCTGGGAAATATTCTGACCAGGAGCCAAACCAGTTTGACTTGTGA